CCCCAGCTGCGGCTGTTCGGCAACGTCGACTACCCCAACGACATCGGCCTGGACGACCTGCGGTCCTTCTACGACGCCGTGATCTTCTCGACCGGTGCCGACGCCGACCGCGCCCTCGACATACCGGGCATCGAGCTCGAGGGCTCGTACGGCGCCGCCGACTTCGTCGCCTGGTACGACGGGCACCCCGAGGTTCCGCGCACCTGGCCGCTGGAGGCCGAGAAGGTCGCCGTGCTGGGTGTCGGCAACGTGGCCCTGGACGTCGCACGCATCCTCGCCAAGACCGCGGACGAGCTGCTCCCGACCGAGATTCCCGCGAACGTGTATGACGGCCTCAAGGCGAACAAGGCGCTGGAGGTGCACGTCTTCGGGCGGCGCGGACCGGCCCAGGCGAAGTTCAGCCCGATGGAACTGCGCGAGCTGGACCACTCGCCGAACATCGAGGTCATCGTCAACCCCGAGGACATCGACTACGACGAGGGCTCGATCGCCACCCGGCGGGAGAACAAGCAGGCCAACATGGTCGCCTCCACGCTGGAGAACTGGGCGATCCGTGACGTCGGCGACCGCCGCCACAAGCTCTTCCTGCACTTCTTCGAGTCCCCCGTGGAGGTCGTCGGCGAGGACGGCCGCGTCGTCGCCCTGCGCACCGAGCGCACGGAGCTGGACGGGACGGGCAACGTCAAGGGCACGGGCCGCCACACCGACTGGGACGTGCAGAGCGTCTACCGCGCGGTCGGCTACTACTCGGAGGAGCTCCCCAAGCTCCCCTTCGACGTGGTCTCCGGCACCGTCCCGCACGCGGCGGGACGCGTACTGACCGGTGACGAGCCGATGCCCTCGGTGTACGTCACCGGGTGGATCAAGCGCGGGCCGATCGGCCTGATCGGGCACACCAAGGGCGACGCCAACGAAACCGTGGCCTGCGTGCTGGAGGACCACGCCGCCGGCCGGCTGCCCGCCCCCGCGCAGCCCGGCACCGACGCGGTCGTCGACTTCCTGGAGCAGCGTGGTGTCCGGTACACCACCAAGGAGGGCTGGCACCGCCTGGACGCCCACGAGCAGGCACTCGGCGCGGAGCAGGGTCGCGAGCGCATCAAGGTGGTCGAGCGCACGGCCATGCTGG
The DNA window shown above is from Streptomyces sp. Alt3 and carries:
- a CDS encoding FAD-dependent oxidoreductase yields the protein MTRPVRVAIVGAGPAGIYAADALLKSEAAQEPGVSIDLFERMPAPFGLIRYGVAPDHPRIKGIVKALHQVLDKPQLRLFGNVDYPNDIGLDDLRSFYDAVIFSTGADADRALDIPGIELEGSYGAADFVAWYDGHPEVPRTWPLEAEKVAVLGVGNVALDVARILAKTADELLPTEIPANVYDGLKANKALEVHVFGRRGPAQAKFSPMELRELDHSPNIEVIVNPEDIDYDEGSIATRRENKQANMVASTLENWAIRDVGDRRHKLFLHFFESPVEVVGEDGRVVALRTERTELDGTGNVKGTGRHTDWDVQSVYRAVGYYSEELPKLPFDVVSGTVPHAAGRVLTGDEPMPSVYVTGWIKRGPIGLIGHTKGDANETVACVLEDHAAGRLPAPAQPGTDAVVDFLEQRGVRYTTKEGWHRLDAHEQALGAEQGRERIKVVERTAMLDASGA